Proteins encoded by one window of Dendropsophus ebraccatus isolate aDenEbr1 chromosome 4, aDenEbr1.pat, whole genome shotgun sequence:
- the PTPDC1 gene encoding protein tyrosine phosphatase domain-containing protein 1 isoform X1, which translates to MLGSPRRLSAVDMVSNFLHGRRHSSSPAVTRLQRRRCSAIEVLSTSTHRVMVATSSVTPEDGSTNVFQIKRSGRRPTSKYTKVGERLRHVIPGHMQCSMTCGGRACKYENPTRWSEEEQAIKGLYSSWITDNILAMARPSTEIIEKYNIIKQFQSCGIKTVINLQRPGEHASCGNPLEQESGFTYLPEAFMEAEIYFYNFGWKDYGVASLTTILDMVKVMSFALQEGKVAIHCHAGLGRTGVLIACYLIYATRMTADQAILFVRAKRHDAIQTRVQLLCVREFTQFLIPLHNVFSCCDPKAHAVTLSQYLIRQQHLLHGYEARHLKYVPKIIHLVCKLLLDLVENRLVVEEQILDVPDLSAEIEKTVAQLSTEQLDKVLGSDIGTVDALTHSVTTAACYGVQDSVLSSEQEFDPLWKRRNVECLEPLSHLKKRLSYSDSDLRKAEILLEQGETPWTEPSQMTFLNKLNEHLRLKHCFASGTHEDALPIPMPNLKDEPCVPATFSFWSQIKMGSIDAPRDNSPLFHRRKLPREIHRSRTFSLGFSSPLSGQTSDSDFLAPNITSQDTPDCSRETRSSNVLEDDDDDDDSEVTSPKVTFYLGSNETTEVIPQIVLQSELNQEARRLLAAKALANLDCDDAEEIAEKVITWQKELNSRESAWDRICAERNPFVLSNLMWSWIEQLKEPAITKESVHLLASYGNNPENGLYLLEKGQHQTILCILQCVSNLRPLPLHIEDAILTRMITAFTMISQVTENSSLVYNTLKPIFQHALADIRK; encoded by the exons ATGCTGGGATCACCCCGGAGACTTTCAGCAGTGGATATGGTCAGTAACTTTCTCCATGGACGACGACATTCCTCCTCTCCCGCCGTCACCCGCCTCCAGCGTCGGCGCTGCTCAGCCATTGAAGTGCTGTCCACCTCCACTCATAGAGTCATGGTGGCCACCTCATCCGTCACCCCAGAAGACGGCTCCACCAATGTCTTCCAGATAAAAA gAAGTGGAAGACGTCCAACTTCAAAATACACCAAAGTGGGAGAACGTCTGCGTCATGTCATCCCGGGCCACATGCAGTGTTCGATGACTTGCGGAGGACGAGCATGTAAATATGAAAACCCTACAAGGTGGAGCGAGGAGGAACAAGCTATCAAGGGACTGTACTCCTCCTG GATCACTGACAACATCTTGGCAATGGCGCGACCATCCACAGAAATCATAGAGAAGTATAACATCATAAAGCAGTTCCAGAG CTGCGGAATAAAAACGGTAATTAATCTGCAGCGTCCCGGGGAGCACGCCAGCTGTGGGAATCCTTTAGAGCAAGAAAGTGGGTTCACGTATCTTCCAGAGGCCTTTATGGAAGCTGAAA tatatttttataattttggaTGGAAAGATTATGGCGTCGCCTCTCTGACAACTATTCTGGACATGGTTAAAGTTATGTCTTTTGCCTTACAAGAGGGAAAAGTAGCAATTCACTGCCATGCCGGACTAGGAAGGACAG GTGTGTTGATCGCATGCTATTTAATATACGCCACTAGGATGACCGCAGATCAAGCAATTCTCTTTGTACGTGCAAAGAGACATGACGCAATTCAGACCCGGGTCCAGCTCCTATGTGTCCGAGAGTTCACCCAGTTTCTAATCCCGCTGCACAATGTCTTCTCCTGCTGCGACCCCAAAGCCCACGCGGTCACTTTATCTCAGTACTTAATTCGGCAGCAGCACTTACTCCACGGATACGAAGCCCGACATCTAAAATATGTGCCAAAAATTATTCACCTAGTGTGTAAGTTGTTGCTAGACTTGGTAGAGAACAGgctggtggtggaggagcagaTATTGGACGTGCCAGATCTCTCGGCCGAGATCGAGAAGACGGTGGCTCAGCTCTCCACGGAGCAGCTGGATAAAGTATTAGGCAGTGATATTGGGACAGTGGACGCATTGACCCATTCAGTCACCACCGCAGCATGTTACGGTGTTCAGGACTCAGTATTGTCCAGTGAACAGGAGTTTGACCCTTTGTGGAAGAGAAGGAACGTAGAATGTCTCGAGCCCTTGTCTCATCTCAAGAAACGTTTAAGTTACAGCGACTCCGACCTGAGGAAGGCAGAAATTCTTCTAGAACAAGGTGAAACTCCTTGGACCGAACCGTCACAGATGACTTTCTTAAACAAGTTAAATGAACACTTGAGGCTAAAGCATTGTTTTGCATCTGGAACCCACGAGGATGCCCTCCCTATACCCATGCCAAATCTGAAGGATGAACCCTGCGTGCCCGCCACATTCTCCTTTTGGAGTCAGATTAAGATGGGCAGCATTGACGCTCCTCGAGATAACTCTCCGCTCTTCCATAGGCGGAAATTACCCAGGGAAATACACCGAAGCCGCACCTTTTCCTTAGGATTTTCCTCACCGTTAAGTGGCCAAACATCAGACTCAGATTTCTTAGCGCCAAACATAACTTCTCAGGACACTCCAGACTGTAGTCGTGAGACCAGAAGCAGCAATGTtctggaggatgatgatgatgatgatgatagcgaGGTCACGTCTCCTAAGGTGACGTTTTATCTTGGGTCTAATGAGACGACGGAAGTCATCCCACAGATTGTGCTCCAGTCCGAGTTAAACCAGGAGGCCAGAAGATTGCTGGCTGCCAAAGCCCTGGCAAATCTGGACTGCGATGATGCAGAAGAGATAGCCGAAAAAGTCATCACCTGGCAG AAAGAGTTAAATTCTCGAGAATCAGCCTGGGATCGCATCTGTGCAGAAAGAAACCCCTTTGTCCTAAGCAATTTAATGTGGTCGTGGATTGAACAGCTGAAGGAGCCCGCCATCACCAAGGAGAGCGTTCACCTATTAGCCAGTTACGGCAACAATCCCGAGAATGGCCTCTATCTGCTAGAAAAG GGGCAGCATCAAACCATCTTGTGCATTTTGCAGTGTGTGAGTAACCTGCGGCCGCTGCCTTTACATATTGAGGATGCAATACTGACACGAATGATCACAGCCTTTACTATG ATTAGCCAAGTAACAGAAAACAGTTCTCTGGTTTATAATACTCTGAAGCCAATCTTTCAGCATGCCTTGGCGGACATCCGGAAATAA
- the PTPDC1 gene encoding protein tyrosine phosphatase domain-containing protein 1 isoform X3 yields MYLYKIYNISTGSGRRPTSKYTKVGERLRHVIPGHMQCSMTCGGRACKYENPTRWSEEEQAIKGLYSSWITDNILAMARPSTEIIEKYNIIKQFQSCGIKTVINLQRPGEHASCGNPLEQESGFTYLPEAFMEAEIYFYNFGWKDYGVASLTTILDMVKVMSFALQEGKVAIHCHAGLGRTGVLIACYLIYATRMTADQAILFVRAKRHDAIQTRVQLLCVREFTQFLIPLHNVFSCCDPKAHAVTLSQYLIRQQHLLHGYEARHLKYVPKIIHLVCKLLLDLVENRLVVEEQILDVPDLSAEIEKTVAQLSTEQLDKVLGSDIGTVDALTHSVTTAACYGVQDSVLSSEQEFDPLWKRRNVECLEPLSHLKKRLSYSDSDLRKAEILLEQGETPWTEPSQMTFLNKLNEHLRLKHCFASGTHEDALPIPMPNLKDEPCVPATFSFWSQIKMGSIDAPRDNSPLFHRRKLPREIHRSRTFSLGFSSPLSGQTSDSDFLAPNITSQDTPDCSRETRSSNVLEDDDDDDDSEVTSPKVTFYLGSNETTEVIPQIVLQSELNQEARRLLAAKALANLDCDDAEEIAEKVITWQKELNSRESAWDRICAERNPFVLSNLMWSWIEQLKEPAITKESVHLLASYGNNPENGLYLLEKGQHQTILCILQCVSNLRPLPLHIEDAILTRMITAFTMISQVTENSSLVYNTLKPIFQHALADIRK; encoded by the exons aTGTATCTTTATAAAATCTATAACATCTCAACAG gAAGTGGAAGACGTCCAACTTCAAAATACACCAAAGTGGGAGAACGTCTGCGTCATGTCATCCCGGGCCACATGCAGTGTTCGATGACTTGCGGAGGACGAGCATGTAAATATGAAAACCCTACAAGGTGGAGCGAGGAGGAACAAGCTATCAAGGGACTGTACTCCTCCTG GATCACTGACAACATCTTGGCAATGGCGCGACCATCCACAGAAATCATAGAGAAGTATAACATCATAAAGCAGTTCCAGAG CTGCGGAATAAAAACGGTAATTAATCTGCAGCGTCCCGGGGAGCACGCCAGCTGTGGGAATCCTTTAGAGCAAGAAAGTGGGTTCACGTATCTTCCAGAGGCCTTTATGGAAGCTGAAA tatatttttataattttggaTGGAAAGATTATGGCGTCGCCTCTCTGACAACTATTCTGGACATGGTTAAAGTTATGTCTTTTGCCTTACAAGAGGGAAAAGTAGCAATTCACTGCCATGCCGGACTAGGAAGGACAG GTGTGTTGATCGCATGCTATTTAATATACGCCACTAGGATGACCGCAGATCAAGCAATTCTCTTTGTACGTGCAAAGAGACATGACGCAATTCAGACCCGGGTCCAGCTCCTATGTGTCCGAGAGTTCACCCAGTTTCTAATCCCGCTGCACAATGTCTTCTCCTGCTGCGACCCCAAAGCCCACGCGGTCACTTTATCTCAGTACTTAATTCGGCAGCAGCACTTACTCCACGGATACGAAGCCCGACATCTAAAATATGTGCCAAAAATTATTCACCTAGTGTGTAAGTTGTTGCTAGACTTGGTAGAGAACAGgctggtggtggaggagcagaTATTGGACGTGCCAGATCTCTCGGCCGAGATCGAGAAGACGGTGGCTCAGCTCTCCACGGAGCAGCTGGATAAAGTATTAGGCAGTGATATTGGGACAGTGGACGCATTGACCCATTCAGTCACCACCGCAGCATGTTACGGTGTTCAGGACTCAGTATTGTCCAGTGAACAGGAGTTTGACCCTTTGTGGAAGAGAAGGAACGTAGAATGTCTCGAGCCCTTGTCTCATCTCAAGAAACGTTTAAGTTACAGCGACTCCGACCTGAGGAAGGCAGAAATTCTTCTAGAACAAGGTGAAACTCCTTGGACCGAACCGTCACAGATGACTTTCTTAAACAAGTTAAATGAACACTTGAGGCTAAAGCATTGTTTTGCATCTGGAACCCACGAGGATGCCCTCCCTATACCCATGCCAAATCTGAAGGATGAACCCTGCGTGCCCGCCACATTCTCCTTTTGGAGTCAGATTAAGATGGGCAGCATTGACGCTCCTCGAGATAACTCTCCGCTCTTCCATAGGCGGAAATTACCCAGGGAAATACACCGAAGCCGCACCTTTTCCTTAGGATTTTCCTCACCGTTAAGTGGCCAAACATCAGACTCAGATTTCTTAGCGCCAAACATAACTTCTCAGGACACTCCAGACTGTAGTCGTGAGACCAGAAGCAGCAATGTtctggaggatgatgatgatgatgatgatagcgaGGTCACGTCTCCTAAGGTGACGTTTTATCTTGGGTCTAATGAGACGACGGAAGTCATCCCACAGATTGTGCTCCAGTCCGAGTTAAACCAGGAGGCCAGAAGATTGCTGGCTGCCAAAGCCCTGGCAAATCTGGACTGCGATGATGCAGAAGAGATAGCCGAAAAAGTCATCACCTGGCAG AAAGAGTTAAATTCTCGAGAATCAGCCTGGGATCGCATCTGTGCAGAAAGAAACCCCTTTGTCCTAAGCAATTTAATGTGGTCGTGGATTGAACAGCTGAAGGAGCCCGCCATCACCAAGGAGAGCGTTCACCTATTAGCCAGTTACGGCAACAATCCCGAGAATGGCCTCTATCTGCTAGAAAAG GGGCAGCATCAAACCATCTTGTGCATTTTGCAGTGTGTGAGTAACCTGCGGCCGCTGCCTTTACATATTGAGGATGCAATACTGACACGAATGATCACAGCCTTTACTATG ATTAGCCAAGTAACAGAAAACAGTTCTCTGGTTTATAATACTCTGAAGCCAATCTTTCAGCATGCCTTGGCGGACATCCGGAAATAA
- the PTPDC1 gene encoding protein tyrosine phosphatase domain-containing protein 1 isoform X2: MASGILIQNDLLCCTAANNMHQAAMSSGSGRRPTSKYTKVGERLRHVIPGHMQCSMTCGGRACKYENPTRWSEEEQAIKGLYSSWITDNILAMARPSTEIIEKYNIIKQFQSCGIKTVINLQRPGEHASCGNPLEQESGFTYLPEAFMEAEIYFYNFGWKDYGVASLTTILDMVKVMSFALQEGKVAIHCHAGLGRTGVLIACYLIYATRMTADQAILFVRAKRHDAIQTRVQLLCVREFTQFLIPLHNVFSCCDPKAHAVTLSQYLIRQQHLLHGYEARHLKYVPKIIHLVCKLLLDLVENRLVVEEQILDVPDLSAEIEKTVAQLSTEQLDKVLGSDIGTVDALTHSVTTAACYGVQDSVLSSEQEFDPLWKRRNVECLEPLSHLKKRLSYSDSDLRKAEILLEQGETPWTEPSQMTFLNKLNEHLRLKHCFASGTHEDALPIPMPNLKDEPCVPATFSFWSQIKMGSIDAPRDNSPLFHRRKLPREIHRSRTFSLGFSSPLSGQTSDSDFLAPNITSQDTPDCSRETRSSNVLEDDDDDDDSEVTSPKVTFYLGSNETTEVIPQIVLQSELNQEARRLLAAKALANLDCDDAEEIAEKVITWQKELNSRESAWDRICAERNPFVLSNLMWSWIEQLKEPAITKESVHLLASYGNNPENGLYLLEKGQHQTILCILQCVSNLRPLPLHIEDAILTRMITAFTMISQVTENSSLVYNTLKPIFQHALADIRK, from the exons gAAGTGGAAGACGTCCAACTTCAAAATACACCAAAGTGGGAGAACGTCTGCGTCATGTCATCCCGGGCCACATGCAGTGTTCGATGACTTGCGGAGGACGAGCATGTAAATATGAAAACCCTACAAGGTGGAGCGAGGAGGAACAAGCTATCAAGGGACTGTACTCCTCCTG GATCACTGACAACATCTTGGCAATGGCGCGACCATCCACAGAAATCATAGAGAAGTATAACATCATAAAGCAGTTCCAGAG CTGCGGAATAAAAACGGTAATTAATCTGCAGCGTCCCGGGGAGCACGCCAGCTGTGGGAATCCTTTAGAGCAAGAAAGTGGGTTCACGTATCTTCCAGAGGCCTTTATGGAAGCTGAAA tatatttttataattttggaTGGAAAGATTATGGCGTCGCCTCTCTGACAACTATTCTGGACATGGTTAAAGTTATGTCTTTTGCCTTACAAGAGGGAAAAGTAGCAATTCACTGCCATGCCGGACTAGGAAGGACAG GTGTGTTGATCGCATGCTATTTAATATACGCCACTAGGATGACCGCAGATCAAGCAATTCTCTTTGTACGTGCAAAGAGACATGACGCAATTCAGACCCGGGTCCAGCTCCTATGTGTCCGAGAGTTCACCCAGTTTCTAATCCCGCTGCACAATGTCTTCTCCTGCTGCGACCCCAAAGCCCACGCGGTCACTTTATCTCAGTACTTAATTCGGCAGCAGCACTTACTCCACGGATACGAAGCCCGACATCTAAAATATGTGCCAAAAATTATTCACCTAGTGTGTAAGTTGTTGCTAGACTTGGTAGAGAACAGgctggtggtggaggagcagaTATTGGACGTGCCAGATCTCTCGGCCGAGATCGAGAAGACGGTGGCTCAGCTCTCCACGGAGCAGCTGGATAAAGTATTAGGCAGTGATATTGGGACAGTGGACGCATTGACCCATTCAGTCACCACCGCAGCATGTTACGGTGTTCAGGACTCAGTATTGTCCAGTGAACAGGAGTTTGACCCTTTGTGGAAGAGAAGGAACGTAGAATGTCTCGAGCCCTTGTCTCATCTCAAGAAACGTTTAAGTTACAGCGACTCCGACCTGAGGAAGGCAGAAATTCTTCTAGAACAAGGTGAAACTCCTTGGACCGAACCGTCACAGATGACTTTCTTAAACAAGTTAAATGAACACTTGAGGCTAAAGCATTGTTTTGCATCTGGAACCCACGAGGATGCCCTCCCTATACCCATGCCAAATCTGAAGGATGAACCCTGCGTGCCCGCCACATTCTCCTTTTGGAGTCAGATTAAGATGGGCAGCATTGACGCTCCTCGAGATAACTCTCCGCTCTTCCATAGGCGGAAATTACCCAGGGAAATACACCGAAGCCGCACCTTTTCCTTAGGATTTTCCTCACCGTTAAGTGGCCAAACATCAGACTCAGATTTCTTAGCGCCAAACATAACTTCTCAGGACACTCCAGACTGTAGTCGTGAGACCAGAAGCAGCAATGTtctggaggatgatgatgatgatgatgatagcgaGGTCACGTCTCCTAAGGTGACGTTTTATCTTGGGTCTAATGAGACGACGGAAGTCATCCCACAGATTGTGCTCCAGTCCGAGTTAAACCAGGAGGCCAGAAGATTGCTGGCTGCCAAAGCCCTGGCAAATCTGGACTGCGATGATGCAGAAGAGATAGCCGAAAAAGTCATCACCTGGCAG AAAGAGTTAAATTCTCGAGAATCAGCCTGGGATCGCATCTGTGCAGAAAGAAACCCCTTTGTCCTAAGCAATTTAATGTGGTCGTGGATTGAACAGCTGAAGGAGCCCGCCATCACCAAGGAGAGCGTTCACCTATTAGCCAGTTACGGCAACAATCCCGAGAATGGCCTCTATCTGCTAGAAAAG GGGCAGCATCAAACCATCTTGTGCATTTTGCAGTGTGTGAGTAACCTGCGGCCGCTGCCTTTACATATTGAGGATGCAATACTGACACGAATGATCACAGCCTTTACTATG ATTAGCCAAGTAACAGAAAACAGTTCTCTGGTTTATAATACTCTGAAGCCAATCTTTCAGCATGCCTTGGCGGACATCCGGAAATAA